The Drosophila teissieri strain GT53w chromosome X, Prin_Dtei_1.1, whole genome shotgun sequence genome has a segment encoding these proteins:
- the LOC122624524 gene encoding uncharacterized protein LOC122624524 isoform X1: MFYRRFLFLAQLSDSETHRTRSSSSGHPYLSIHPDVHMRSDQEIHTIDPHVSPNSTQRPKYKQYATRESWIFLWPPKSESLPCKRVRNRMGRTRRSARKICFAKKENGKSDLILFISDTQRKMCPVCDSEFPIDKPFERCPKEERYMYPNRKSVRPSDANGRSKCRKRDDDQIEKNSNREGGPDLFVLEWGSSDPPFYRCVMSGQVS; encoded by the exons ATGTTTTACcgtcgttttttgtttttggcgcAATTATCTGACTCTGAAACCCATAGAACGAGATCGTCATCATCGGGGCATCCTTATCTAAGCATTCATCCGGATGTGCACATGCGATCGGATCAAGAGATCCACACGATCGATCCACACGTTTCACCCAATTCTACCCAACGgccaaaatataaacaatacgCAACACGTGAGTCGTGGATTTTCTTGTGGCCCCCAAAAAGCGAAAGTCTGCCGTGCAAACGAGTGCGCAATAGAATGGGCAGAACGAGACGGAGCGCAaggaaaatttgttttgccaagaaggaaaatggaaaatctgATTTAATCTTGTTTATTTCGGACACCCAGAGG AAAATGTGCCCTGTCTGCGATTCTGAATTTCCTATTGACAAGCCATTCGAAAGATGTCCCAAGGAAGAGAG atatatgtatccGAATCGGAAATCCGTCCGTCCTTCTGATGCCAATGGGAGGTCAAAGTGCCGAAAGAGAGATGATGATCAGATAGAGAAGAATTCGAATCGGGAAGGTGGACCAGACCTGTTCGTTCTGGAATGGGGCAGTTCGGACCCACCATTCT ATCGGTGCGTGATGTCGGGCCAAGTGAGCTAA
- the LOC122623340 gene encoding 60S ribosomal protein L17 — protein MGRYSRESDNVAKSCKARGPNLRVHFKNTHETAQAIKRMPLRRAQRYLKAVIDQKECVPFRRFNGGVGRCAQAKQWKTTQGRWPKKSAEFLLQLLRNAEANADCKGLDADRLVVHHIQVNRAQCLRRRTYRAHGRINPYMSSPCHVEVILTEKEEVVSKATDDEPTKKKLSKKKLQRQKEKMLRSE, from the exons ATGGGCCGTTACTCACGCGAGTCAGACAACGTGGCCAAGTCGTGCAAGGCGCGCGGGCCCAATCTACGTGTGCACTTCAAG AACACACATGAGACCGCCCAGGCCATCAAGCGCATGCCCCTGCGCCGTGCCCAGCGTTACCTGAAGGCCGTCATCGACCAGAAGGAGTGCGTGCCCTTCCGTCGCTTCAACGGTGGAGTCGGTCGTTGTGCCCAGGCCAAGCAGTGGAAGACCACGCAGGGTCGCTGGCCCAAGAAGTCCGCCGAgttcctgctgcagctgctgcgtAACGCCGAGGCCAACGCTGACTGCAAGGGTCTGGATGCCGACCGCCTGGTCGTCCACCACATCCAGGTGAACCGCGCCCAGTGCCTGCGTCGCCGCACGTACCGTGCCCACGGTCGCATCAATCCCTACATGTCGTCGCCGTGCCACGTCGAGGTCATCCTCACCGAGAAGGAGGAGGTCGTCTCCAAGGCCACCGATGACGAGCCCACCAAGAAGAAGCTCTCCAAGAAGAAGCTGCAGCGCCAAAAGGAGAAGATGTTGCGTTCTGAATAA
- the LOC122623857 gene encoding synaptic vesicle glycoprotein 2B has product MVEGDSAKGKSESYNVEAGLQPNYNQSAASNQASNHPTGQAIAPATGNANSHIDNRAIIQPYSLGTGPKQPEYQFAADNRGYEPDSHANGKQQDVERDAPDGGHGGHGPPGRGGKGGKGRKKSIPLPEPTAPIVANFERAIELCGYGKFHYILLAICGLVSTSEEMDVISMSFILPSAECDLELNTETKGWLNSIIFIGMMVGAYFWGSIADSFGRKKVLIVISFMNAFCIVASSFSQTYTFFMLFRFLNGAALGGSGPVIWSYFAEFQPKAKRGSMLSFMAAFWTFGNLFVASLAWLIIPRTIGVTTPYFTYNSWRIFLLVCSLPSFLVGFLLFYLPESPKFLLTRGKKDRALAIFRGIFVTNTKRRPDEYMVYDLEVDEKLLESNGSVKNKYSRMISGMVDHSRALFKSPILRFTIVSITINFTFHIGYYGLLMWFPELFNRFEEYEKAFPDQSAGVCAVTEYVVNLAKEQNKNGTCSSDIPQSVFMESLISLASALPANLLAILGMDMLGRKFFLIAGTMTAGICSALMYFVRSSVQNLVVSAIFSGAISAANAALDCLITEVFPTKLRATGVAISMVAARLGGIIGNIVIAQLLDNYCPSPTFIVSGLLIGGGLMCLLLPNTTRKELN; this is encoded by the exons ATGGTAGAAGGTGATTCCGCAAAGGGCAAAAGCGAAT CCTATAATGTAGAAGCTGGACTACAACCAAACTACAACCAGAGCGCAGCAAGCAACCAAGCAAGCAACCATCCCACTGGCCAGGCAATCGCTCCAGCCACCGGAAACGCGAACTCGCACATCGACAACCGAGCGATCATCCAGCCGTACTCCTTGGGCACCGGACCCAAGCAGCCGGAGTATCAGTTTGCGGCGGACAATCGCGGCTACGAGCCGGACAGCCATGCCAATGGCAAGCAGCAGGACGTAGAGCGGGACGCCCCCGATGGGGGTCACGGGGGTCATGGGCCGCCCGGTAGGGGGGGCAAGGGTGGTAAGGGACGCAAGAAGTCCATACCCTTGCCGGAACCCACTGCCCCGATAGTCGCCAACTTTGAGAGGGCCATCGAATTGTGCGGCTATGGCAAGTTCCATTATatactgctggccatctgCGGATTGGTCAGCACGTCCGAGGAAATGGATGTCATCTCCATGTCCTTCATTCTGCCATCGGCGGAATGTGATCTGGAATTGAATACGGAGACCAAGGGCTGGCTGAACTCGATCATCTTCATTGGCATGATGGTGGGCGCCTACTTCTGGGGCAGCATCGCCGACAGTTTTGGCCGCAAGAAGGTCCTCATCGTCATCTCGTTCATGAACGCCTTCTGCATCGTCGCCTCGTCCTTCTCGCAGACGTACACCTTCTTCATGCTGTTCCGCTTCCTCAATGGCGCAGC TTTGGGCGGCAGTGGTCCTGTGATCTGGTCGTACTTCGCCGAATTCCAGCCGAAGGCGAAACGCGGCTCCATGCTGAGCTTCATGGCCGCCTTCTGGACGTTTGGCAACCTGTTCGTGGCCAGCTTGGCCTGGCTGATCATCCCGCGTACGATTGGCGTCACCACGCCGTACTTCACGTACAACTCATGGCGTATCTTCCTGCTGGTCTGCTCACTGCCTTCGTTCCTCGTGGGATTCCTGCTCTTCTATCTGCCCGAGTCGCCCAAGTTTCTGCTGACGCGCGGCAAGAAGGATCGCGCCCTGGCCATTTTCCGTGGCATTTTCGTGACGAACACGAAGCGCCGACCGGACGAGTACATGGTGTACGACCTGGAGGTGGACGAGAAGCTGCTGGAGAGCAATGGCAGTGTGAAGAACAAGTATAGCCGCATGATCAGCGGTATGGTGGACCACAGTCGCGCCCTGTTCAAGTCGCCCATACTGCGATTCACCATCGTCTCGATCACGATTAACTTTACATTCCACATTGGCTATTATGGCCTGTTGATGTGGTTCCCGGAGCTCTTCAATCGCTTCGAGGAGTACGAGAAGGCATTCCCGGACCAGTCGGCCGGCGTTTGTGCTGTCACGGAATACGTGGTTAACCTGGCCaaggagcaaaacaaaaatggcacCTGCTCGTCGGATATACCGCAATCGGTGTTCATGGAATCGCTGATATCACTGGCCTCGGCGCTGCCGGCCAATCTGTTGGCCATCCTCGGCATGGACATGCTGGGTAGGAAGTTCTTCCTAATCGCCGGCACCATGACCGCCGGCATCTGCTCGGCGCTGATGTACTTTGTGCGCAGCTCCGTTCAGAACCTGGTCGTATCGGCCATCTTCAGTGGCGCCATCTCGGCAGCCAATGCGGCGCTCGACTGCCTGATCACCGAAGTATTCCCCACCAAGCTGAGGGCCACCGGTGTGGCCATTTCGATGGTCGCCGCTCGATTGGGCGGCATCATCGGCAACATCGTGATTGCCCAGCTGCTGGACAACTACTGTCCATCGCCCACGTTCATCGTGTCGGGTCTGCTCATCGGCGGTGGTCTCATGTGCCTGCTGTTGCCCAATACGACGCGCAAGGAACTCAATTAA
- the LOC122624524 gene encoding uncharacterized protein LOC122624524 isoform X2 gives MRSDQEIHTIDPHVSPNSTQRPKYKQYATRESWIFLWPPKSESLPCKRVRNRMGRTRRSARKICFAKKENGKSDLILFISDTQRKMCPVCDSEFPIDKPFERCPKEERYMYPNRKSVRPSDANGRSKCRKRDDDQIEKNSNREGGPDLFVLEWGSSDPPFYRCVMSGQVS, from the exons ATGCGATCGGATCAAGAGATCCACACGATCGATCCACACGTTTCACCCAATTCTACCCAACGgccaaaatataaacaatacgCAACACGTGAGTCGTGGATTTTCTTGTGGCCCCCAAAAAGCGAAAGTCTGCCGTGCAAACGAGTGCGCAATAGAATGGGCAGAACGAGACGGAGCGCAaggaaaatttgttttgccaagaaggaaaatggaaaatctgATTTAATCTTGTTTATTTCGGACACCCAGAGG AAAATGTGCCCTGTCTGCGATTCTGAATTTCCTATTGACAAGCCATTCGAAAGATGTCCCAAGGAAGAGAG atatatgtatccGAATCGGAAATCCGTCCGTCCTTCTGATGCCAATGGGAGGTCAAAGTGCCGAAAGAGAGATGATGATCAGATAGAGAAGAATTCGAATCGGGAAGGTGGACCAGACCTGTTCGTTCTGGAATGGGGCAGTTCGGACCCACCATTCT ATCGGTGCGTGATGTCGGGCCAAGTGAGCTAA